In Nonomuraea sp. NBC_00507, the following are encoded in one genomic region:
- a CDS encoding sensor histidine kinase gives MAYAWLVMWPAAVVASYYAGVRLRRRDLWLYVGALVAGTAANVVILGGAMLGLPLVAGLWVRARRQVIDAMHRQSEQLLREQVLRADQARDQERARIAREMHDVVAHRVSLMVLHAGALEVNASDARTVEAAALIGAVGREALTNLREVLGVLRSPAPERGPQPTLADLDRLLDQSRALGIVVNRHDEGEARPLPPTAERTAYRVVQEALTNVHKHAGDAETEVHVRYGSAELAVLVRNRPSLTGGGLPGSGWGLVGLRERVELVGGRLEAGPRAEGGFQVLAEIPTA, from the coding sequence GTGGCCTACGCATGGCTGGTGATGTGGCCCGCCGCCGTCGTGGCCTCGTACTACGCGGGGGTGCGCCTTCGCCGCCGTGACCTGTGGCTGTATGTCGGCGCACTGGTCGCGGGCACGGCCGCCAACGTCGTGATCTTGGGTGGCGCCATGCTGGGGCTGCCGCTGGTCGCCGGGCTGTGGGTGCGCGCCAGGCGGCAGGTGATCGACGCGATGCACAGGCAGTCCGAACAGTTGCTGCGCGAGCAGGTGCTCCGCGCCGACCAGGCACGCGACCAGGAGCGGGCACGCATCGCGCGGGAAATGCACGACGTGGTCGCCCACCGGGTCTCCCTGATGGTCCTGCACGCGGGCGCGCTGGAGGTCAACGCCTCCGATGCCCGTACGGTCGAAGCCGCCGCGCTCATCGGCGCAGTCGGCAGGGAGGCGCTGACGAACCTGCGTGAGGTGCTCGGCGTGCTGCGCTCGCCCGCTCCGGAACGCGGCCCGCAGCCCACGCTGGCCGACCTGGATCGGCTGCTCGACCAGTCGCGAGCCCTTGGAATCGTGGTCAACCGCCACGACGAGGGCGAGGCCCGCCCGCTGCCGCCCACCGCCGAGCGCACCGCATACCGGGTGGTCCAGGAGGCGCTCACCAACGTGCACAAGCACGCGGGCGACGCCGAGACCGAGGTTCATGTCCGGTACGGCAGCGCAGAACTGGCGGTTCTCGTCCGCAACCGGCCTTCGCTCACCGGCGGCGGCCTGCCCGGTTCCGGATGGGGCCTGGTCGGGCTGCGCGAACGCGTCGAACTGGTCGGCGGCAGGCTGGAGGCCGGGCCGCGCGCGGAAGGCGGATTCCAGGTGCTGGCCGAGATCCCCACGGCATGA
- a CDS encoding response regulator transcription factor — MIRVLVADDEALVRSGLRMILEAAGDIAVVGEASDGDEAVSAVTRLKPHVVLMDVRMPGADGLAAAARILAAPHPPKVIMLTTFDLDEYVHEALRLGAVGFLLKDTPPRDLATAVRTVAAGQAMLSPTVIKRLIGSFVDKAPSRAESARRRLSSLTAREEDVIRALARGLSNAEIGRELSLTEATVKAHVSRVLAKLGLANRVQAAILVHDATLG; from the coding sequence ATGATCCGCGTCCTGGTCGCCGACGACGAGGCCCTGGTCAGGTCCGGGCTGCGGATGATCCTCGAAGCGGCGGGCGACATCGCTGTTGTCGGCGAGGCGAGCGACGGCGACGAGGCCGTGAGCGCCGTGACCCGGCTCAAGCCACACGTCGTCCTCATGGACGTCCGCATGCCAGGCGCCGACGGCCTGGCCGCCGCCGCCCGCATACTCGCCGCTCCCCATCCGCCCAAAGTGATCATGCTGACCACGTTCGACCTGGACGAGTACGTCCACGAGGCCCTTCGCCTGGGCGCCGTCGGCTTCCTACTCAAGGACACCCCGCCGCGCGACCTGGCGACAGCCGTACGCACGGTCGCCGCAGGACAGGCCATGCTGTCGCCCACGGTCATCAAGCGGCTGATCGGCTCTTTCGTGGACAAGGCGCCCTCGCGCGCCGAGTCCGCCCGCCGACGGCTCTCGTCGCTGACCGCCCGGGAAGAGGACGTGATCAGAGCGCTGGCACGCGGCCTGTCGAACGCCGAGATCGGCCGTGAGCTGAGCCTGACGGAGGCGACGGTGAAGGCCCACGTCAGCCGGGTCCTGGCCAAGCTGGGTCTGGCCAACCGGGTGCAGGCAGCCATCCTCGTGCACGATGCCACTCTCGGCTGA
- a CDS encoding tyrosine-type recombinase/integrase, translating to MLLEEYAGLDPHQLRHSAATHLGEAKVPLQLIMAKTRHKNPRTAMRYVKPGGEAVAEITAILGLPRRTH from the coding sequence GTGCTCTTGGAGGAGTACGCGGGACTCGATCCGCACCAGCTCCGCCATTCCGCCGCCACCCACCTCGGCGAGGCCAAGGTGCCTCTGCAACTCATCATGGCCAAGACGCGGCACAAGAACCCGCGCACCGCCATGCGCTACGTCAAGCCCGGCGGCGAAGCCGTCGCCGAGATCACTGCCATCCTCGGCCTGCCCCGCCGTACCCACTGA
- a CDS encoding RNA-guided endonuclease InsQ/TnpB family protein: MEREKRNRAHVARLELDQRQSAVLDGQAHNARLLWNLLHEFFTFRQGRFASLAQCDEAIRAARKEIDWLKDLPAQAAQAVLKTYRQAWANYFNPDHPAGRPTFKSRLRSRMAVDVPQARDLNITRIDRRWGAVTIPKLGRIRFRWTKDLPGVTTGGPHGKITGARLVKEAGGWHIVFRIQTEQPVPAPHPGPHTAIDRGIAVPLALAGGEKIFHRDRWLSGGEQQRLLRLERKAARQKRAAKPGQPASNRLKHTYDQIARLRARAKRRAIDWQHQTTAELTDRFSVIVLEDLKVKNMMASASGTIEAPGRNVAQKRGLNRAIATEAWGRTAEFLTYKATDKGGKVVLVPAPGTSQECHACHTIIEGSRESQSRFVCKNPACGWIGNADVNAARTQLHRYNSAAGRAVTGRGGPAPLGPLKRQEPHGGTTRTTPHGVAA, encoded by the coding sequence GTGGAGCGGGAGAAACGCAATCGCGCTCATGTTGCGCGCCTGGAGTTGGACCAGCGGCAGAGCGCCGTGTTGGACGGTCAGGCGCACAACGCGCGCCTACTGTGGAACCTGCTGCACGAGTTCTTCACCTTCCGGCAGGGCCGGTTCGCGTCCCTGGCCCAGTGCGACGAGGCCATCCGGGCCGCCCGTAAGGAGATCGACTGGCTCAAGGATCTGCCCGCGCAGGCGGCGCAGGCCGTGCTGAAGACCTACCGGCAGGCGTGGGCGAACTACTTCAACCCCGACCACCCCGCCGGGCGCCCCACGTTCAAGAGCCGCTTGCGCTCCCGGATGGCCGTGGACGTCCCCCAGGCGCGGGACCTGAACATCACCCGGATCGACCGCCGGTGGGGCGCGGTCACCATCCCCAAACTCGGCCGCATCCGCTTCCGGTGGACCAAGGACCTGCCCGGGGTCACGACAGGAGGCCCGCACGGGAAGATCACCGGGGCCCGATTGGTGAAGGAGGCAGGCGGGTGGCACATCGTGTTCCGTATCCAGACCGAGCAGCCGGTGCCCGCCCCGCATCCGGGGCCGCACACCGCGATCGACCGGGGCATCGCCGTACCCCTCGCCCTGGCAGGCGGAGAGAAGATCTTCCACCGTGACCGGTGGCTGTCCGGCGGGGAACAGCAGCGCCTGCTTCGTCTAGAGCGCAAAGCCGCCCGCCAGAAACGAGCCGCGAAACCCGGACAGCCCGCCAGTAACCGGCTGAAGCACACCTACGACCAGATCGCCCGCCTGCGCGCGAGAGCCAAGCGCCGGGCCATCGACTGGCAGCATCAGACCACCGCCGAGCTCACCGACCGGTTCTCCGTCATCGTGCTCGAAGACCTCAAGGTCAAGAACATGATGGCGAGCGCCTCCGGCACCATCGAAGCGCCGGGCAGGAACGTCGCCCAAAAACGCGGCCTGAACCGGGCCATCGCCACCGAGGCGTGGGGACGCACCGCCGAGTTCCTCACCTACAAGGCCACCGATAAAGGCGGCAAGGTCGTCCTCGTCCCGGCGCCGGGCACCAGCCAGGAATGCCACGCCTGTCACACGATCATCGAAGGCTCCCGCGAGAGTCAGTCCCGGTTCGTGTGCAAGAATCCAGCCTGCGGGTGGATCGGCAACGCTGACGTCAACGCCGCCCGCACCCAGTTGCATCGGTACAACTCAGCCGCCGGACGGGCGGTCACTGGACGTGGAGGCCCTGCACCACTGGGGCCGCTGAAGCGTCAAGAACCTCATGGCGGGACTACCCGCACCACCCCGCACGGGGTGGCCGCGTAG
- a CDS encoding phospholipase A2: MEFKPSGTGTWYRLAWPATWHEASIGAPLWRGYSYDFRVIAVNRDGESPPSSSVSAVPDYPKPQPPSTLYHTDGPGWSRISWNDSGSDVMYWLYYRPAGSGSWTRARYPLAESEITLRYLPIGRYDVRVTAVNMRGESAASPTITIRLKPSKAHMLAMLTEISTAGWNRWLGLDGGDPYYIDGYEWDHSTDLCSGSPDRPVLGLAPFERVDWRKQCARHDFGNRNYKAMGAFDYNRKLRIDRMFYRDMLVACDAQIVHHVKCIGLAHVYYAAVLKLGT; this comes from the coding sequence GTGGAGTTCAAGCCGAGTGGGACCGGCACGTGGTACCGGCTCGCCTGGCCGGCCACCTGGCACGAGGCCAGCATCGGCGCGCCGCTGTGGCGCGGCTACTCCTACGACTTCCGGGTGATCGCGGTCAACCGCGACGGCGAGAGCCCGCCGAGCTCCTCCGTCTCCGCGGTGCCGGACTACCCGAAGCCCCAGCCACCCAGCACCCTGTATCACACCGACGGACCCGGGTGGTCACGGATCTCCTGGAACGACAGCGGCTCCGACGTCATGTACTGGCTGTACTACCGGCCGGCGGGCAGCGGATCCTGGACCCGGGCCCGCTACCCCCTCGCCGAGTCGGAGATCACCCTGAGGTACCTGCCGATCGGCAGGTACGACGTCAGGGTGACCGCCGTCAACATGAGAGGCGAAAGCGCCGCCAGCCCCACGATCACGATCCGCCTGAAGCCGTCGAAAGCCCACATGCTGGCGATGCTCACGGAGATCTCGACCGCCGGGTGGAATCGCTGGCTGGGGCTCGACGGCGGTGACCCCTACTACATCGACGGCTACGAGTGGGACCACAGCACCGACCTGTGCTCGGGCAGTCCGGACCGGCCGGTCCTCGGGCTCGCCCCGTTCGAACGGGTCGACTGGCGCAAGCAGTGCGCGCGTCATGACTTCGGCAACCGCAACTACAAGGCCATGGGCGCCTTCGACTACAACCGGAAACTGCGCATCGACCGGATGTTCTACCGGGACATGCTGGTCGCCTGTGACGCGCAGATCGTGCACCACGTCAAGTGCATCGGGCTGGCCCACGTGTACTACGCGGCCGTCCTGAAGCTCGGCACGTGA
- a CDS encoding cytochrome P450 family protein gives MHIPLQLPAPNERTSQTIRRYRDEIGPVLRVELPGKVPVWLVTSYDMINEVLANDGILYSKDPRNFTALHDGSIPPDWPLRQIIEGKHLLTKDGADHHRLRGLINHAFTPGRVQGLTSRIQKMTDALLDRMAAEGGVVDLVSSFNAPLPLTVICELFGVPEDERPQIREWGNVLVSHTAAPEESLAANNGVLGYLAAFIERKRHEPGDDLTTGLIRAQEDDGDRLSEDEMLWIMWHMLIAGHETTVHLIGNAVIALCSDPKQLALARTEIAWEQVVEETLRSRTSVVGIMLRYPRHDVQLAGVTIPAGEAIMVGLAGAGTDPARFGREAERFDVTREPEMHLALGRGPHFCLGAPLARLETRIALASLFGRFPELRLAVGTDEIVYNSSIITEGPVRLPVVLGPARGVPGATSCSSASAHDFT, from the coding sequence ATGCACATCCCCCTCCAACTGCCGGCTCCGAACGAGCGGACATCCCAAACGATCCGCCGCTATCGCGACGAGATCGGCCCCGTCCTGCGGGTCGAACTGCCGGGCAAGGTGCCCGTCTGGTTGGTGACCTCATATGACATGATCAACGAGGTCCTCGCGAACGACGGCATCCTCTACAGCAAGGACCCCAGGAACTTCACGGCCTTGCACGATGGCAGCATCCCCCCCGACTGGCCGCTGCGCCAGATCATCGAAGGCAAACATCTCCTGACCAAGGACGGTGCGGACCACCATCGGCTGAGAGGTCTCATCAACCACGCCTTCACGCCCGGCCGCGTGCAGGGGCTGACCTCACGCATCCAGAAGATGACGGACGCGTTGCTCGACCGGATGGCCGCCGAAGGCGGCGTGGTCGACCTCGTGTCCTCCTTCAACGCGCCGCTGCCCCTCACAGTGATCTGCGAACTGTTCGGCGTTCCGGAGGACGAGCGACCCCAGATCCGCGAGTGGGGCAACGTGCTGGTGTCGCACACCGCCGCTCCGGAGGAGTCCCTCGCCGCGAACAACGGGGTGCTCGGCTACCTGGCCGCCTTCATCGAGCGCAAGCGCCACGAACCCGGCGACGACCTCACCACCGGGCTCATCCGCGCACAAGAGGACGACGGCGACCGCCTATCCGAGGACGAGATGCTGTGGATCATGTGGCATATGCTGATCGCCGGTCACGAGACCACCGTGCACCTGATCGGCAACGCCGTCATCGCCCTGTGCTCGGACCCGAAGCAGCTCGCGCTGGCGCGTACGGAGATCGCCTGGGAGCAGGTGGTCGAGGAGACGCTGCGCAGCCGCACCTCGGTGGTGGGCATCATGTTGCGCTACCCCCGGCATGACGTGCAGCTCGCCGGGGTGACGATCCCGGCCGGGGAGGCCATCATGGTCGGCCTCGCCGGAGCGGGCACGGATCCGGCCAGGTTCGGCCGGGAAGCCGAGCGGTTCGACGTCACACGGGAGCCGGAGATGCATCTGGCGCTCGGCCGCGGTCCGCACTTCTGCCTCGGTGCGCCGCTGGCCAGGCTGGAAACACGCATCGCGCTGGCCTCATTGTTCGGCAGGTTCCCCGAGTTGCGCCTAGCGGTCGGGACGGACGAGATCGTCTACAACTCGTCGATCATCACCGAGGGACCGGTCAGGCTGCCGGTGGTTCTCGGTCCCGCGAGGGGCGTGCCCGGCGCGACCTCGTGCAGCTCGGCGTCGGCCCACGATTTCACGTAG
- a CDS encoding GbsR/MarR family transcriptional regulator, which yields MPGDRLTSEDRQQIAAGLAEGLGYTEIGRRLGRPASTIMREVTRNGGPDDYRAQRAQEATQQRARRHRQAKSPAPPVGDSSHGRDPRAVQDLTESFATLLEQQGMPRMTARVLACLYVTDSGTLTAAELVHRLNVSPASISQTVAFLEQQGLIKRERTPGGRRERYVVDDELWVRSTLAAMQQNDTLIAASQRAAQILGAATPAGARFGVAAEFLRLVNVPLRQAMEQWQQNQADRNARAPLSE from the coding sequence ATGCCCGGAGACAGGCTCACCAGCGAGGACCGTCAGCAGATCGCTGCCGGGCTGGCCGAAGGGCTCGGCTACACAGAGATCGGCCGCCGTCTTGGGCGGCCCGCCTCCACCATCATGCGGGAGGTCACCCGCAACGGCGGACCCGACGACTACAGGGCTCAGCGGGCGCAGGAGGCCACCCAGCAGCGGGCCCGCCGGCACCGCCAGGCCAAGTCCCCGGCGCCGCCGGTTGGCGACAGCAGTCACGGGCGCGATCCCCGGGCGGTCCAGGACCTCACCGAATCCTTCGCCACGCTCCTCGAACAGCAGGGCATGCCTCGGATGACGGCCAGGGTGCTGGCCTGCCTGTACGTCACCGACTCCGGCACCCTCACCGCCGCCGAGCTGGTCCATCGGCTTAACGTCAGCCCCGCGTCGATCTCACAGACCGTCGCCTTCCTCGAACAGCAGGGGCTCATCAAGCGGGAACGCACTCCCGGCGGGCGCCGCGAGCGCTACGTCGTTGACGACGAGCTCTGGGTCCGCTCCACCCTCGCGGCCATGCAGCAGAACGACACCCTGATCGCCGCATCGCAGCGCGCGGCCCAGATCCTCGGGGCTGCGACCCCGGCCGGCGCGCGCTTCGGCGTCGCCGCCGAGTTCCTACGCTTGGTGAACGTGCCCCTCCGACAGGCCATGGAGCAGTGGCAGCAGAACCAGGCCGACCGGAACGCCCGTGCACCCCTGTCCGAATAA
- a CDS encoding DUF1048 domain-containing protein, whose translation MSDIAMGGFIARMIGPKRRWRQYKARVGQLPPDYRTAVEAIERHMMHFVPTDGDSDASRFEKLAALFEQAAANGTPIREIVGQDPVKFVEEFVRDYSDGGYVPARARKQLTDAIARVAA comes from the coding sequence ATGTCTGACATCGCAATGGGTGGCTTCATCGCGAGGATGATCGGCCCCAAGCGGCGGTGGCGGCAGTACAAGGCGCGCGTGGGCCAGCTCCCGCCGGACTACCGCACGGCGGTTGAAGCGATCGAGCGGCACATGATGCACTTCGTGCCGACTGACGGCGACAGCGACGCGTCGCGGTTCGAGAAACTCGCCGCCCTGTTCGAACAGGCTGCGGCGAACGGGACGCCGATCCGCGAGATCGTCGGGCAGGATCCGGTGAAGTTCGTCGAGGAGTTCGTCCGCGACTACTCCGACGGCGGTTACGTCCCCGCGCGTGCGCGCAAGCAGCTGACCGACGCCATCGCGCGCGTCGCCGCCTGA
- a CDS encoding serine hydrolase domain-containing protein produces MMGHSNSGFSKTGLDRLRDVLARHVESGKIPGLVALVSRGEETHVETIGTMCHDGGAPMRRDTIFRMASTTKPVGAAAAMVLVDECRLRLDDPVDPWLPELADRQVLTRPDGPLDDTVPARRPISVRDLLTSTNGLGMDMTAPGTPIMGALFERGIYGQEDGWLLPAPDPDEWMRRLGTLPLICQPGERWIYNLSNDVLGVLVARVTGQSFEEFLRERIFDPLGMKDTGFHVPADKIDRLPPLYAPDWQTGEFRVEDPAGGGHHSTPPAFQSGGGGLDSTADDYHAFFRMLLNGGIHDGERILSRPAVEMMTTNQLPPEQLAARVAFGRDSVHRGYGLGQHGGWGFGMAVRTYRGDYAPVGQFGWDGGSGTTVYADPHHQLVGILLTQTGMSTPDSARAIHDFWTTLYQAIDD; encoded by the coding sequence ATGATGGGACACAGCAACAGCGGCTTCTCCAAGACCGGGCTGGACAGACTGCGCGACGTGCTGGCACGGCATGTCGAGTCCGGGAAGATCCCCGGGCTGGTCGCCCTGGTCAGCCGGGGCGAGGAGACCCACGTTGAGACGATCGGGACGATGTGCCATGACGGTGGCGCGCCGATGCGCCGCGACACCATCTTCCGGATGGCCTCGACGACCAAGCCGGTCGGGGCGGCGGCGGCGATGGTGCTGGTGGACGAGTGCCGGCTGCGGCTGGACGACCCGGTGGATCCGTGGCTGCCCGAGCTCGCCGACCGGCAAGTGCTGACGCGGCCCGACGGACCGCTGGACGACACAGTGCCGGCGCGGCGGCCGATCAGCGTGCGGGACCTGCTCACCTCCACCAACGGGCTCGGCATGGACATGACCGCGCCGGGCACCCCGATCATGGGCGCGCTCTTCGAGCGGGGCATCTACGGCCAGGAGGACGGATGGCTGCTGCCCGCGCCGGACCCGGATGAGTGGATGCGCCGCCTCGGCACATTGCCGCTGATCTGCCAGCCCGGCGAGCGGTGGATCTACAACCTCAGCAACGACGTGCTCGGCGTGCTGGTGGCCAGGGTCACCGGCCAGTCGTTCGAGGAGTTCCTGCGCGAGCGCATCTTCGACCCGCTGGGCATGAAGGACACCGGCTTCCACGTGCCCGCCGACAAGATCGACCGGCTGCCGCCGCTGTACGCCCCCGACTGGCAGACCGGAGAGTTCCGCGTGGAGGACCCTGCCGGAGGGGGACACCACAGCACGCCTCCGGCGTTCCAGTCCGGCGGCGGCGGACTCGACTCCACCGCCGACGACTACCACGCCTTCTTCCGGATGCTGCTCAACGGCGGGATTCACGACGGCGAACGGATCCTGTCCCGGCCCGCCGTCGAGATGATGACCACCAACCAACTTCCACCCGAGCAGCTGGCCGCCCGAGTGGCCTTCGGCCGCGACTCCGTCCATCGGGGGTATGGCCTGGGACAGCACGGCGGCTGGGGCTTCGGCATGGCGGTGCGCACCTACCGGGGCGACTACGCCCCCGTCGGCCAGTTCGGCTGGGACGGCGGCAGCGGCACCACCGTCTACGCCGACCCGCACCACCAACTCGTCGGCATCCTGCTCACCCAGACCGGCATGTCCACCCCGGATTCGGCGCGGGCCATCCACGACTTCTGGACCACGCTCTACCAGGCCATCGACGACTGA
- a CDS encoding DUF4158 domain-containing protein encodes MARFPSPDEIPEVVIDHVRRSLELPEDVWPDHGSSGSAKAHRKLVRQRQGVQYDAGRARAIAAAAIRKAAQAKNNPADLINVAIEELLRLRLELLGYTTLEDLATSIRAEVNATIFATSAASARTPPTNYTTSQTRSIPC; translated from the coding sequence ATGGCGCGCTTTCCGTCCCCGGACGAGATCCCCGAGGTGGTGATCGATCACGTCCGGCGCTCTCTGGAGCTGCCCGAGGACGTCTGGCCGGACCATGGCTCCTCCGGCAGCGCTAAGGCGCATCGCAAGCTCGTGCGCCAGCGTCAGGGAGTGCAGTACGACGCGGGCCGGGCCCGGGCGATCGCCGCGGCGGCGATCCGGAAGGCGGCCCAGGCCAAGAACAACCCGGCGGACCTGATCAACGTGGCGATCGAGGAGTTGCTCCGCCTCCGGCTGGAACTGCTCGGGTACACGACGCTGGAGGACCTGGCCACCAGCATCCGTGCTGAGGTGAACGCCACGATCTTCGCCACGTCAGCCGCTTCGGCGCGTACGCCACCGACGAACTACACCACCAGCCAGACCCGTTCGATCCCCTGCTAA
- a CDS encoding tyrosine-type recombinase/integrase, which yields MTAAPKITALRGGHVTLAAAADTFLATPRTANPNTHRAYASAIDRTIERLGRDRPLADITDTEIGAALTELWGRCAPATWNRNRAAITSWLAWCQTKKHWAAPSVPADAERRKESADETRAVAKTTIHRLLSRRDIPLREKTLWRMLYETAARAAEILALNVEDLDLEHRRAPIRSKGGATEWVYWDSGTAHLLPRLLRLPDGSPRTHGPLFLCERRPVPARRPAEGDICPHTGRARLGYDRARVLLDKYAGLDLHQLRHSAATHLGDAEVPLQLIMGKTRHKNPRTAMRYVKPGAEAIAKVTEVLAPRRRTH from the coding sequence ATGACCGCCGCACCAAAGATCACCGCCCTTCGCGGTGGGCACGTCACGCTCGCCGCGGCCGCCGACACCTTCCTCGCCACCCCGCGCACCGCCAACCCCAACACCCACCGCGCCTACGCCTCGGCCATCGACCGCACCATCGAGCGGCTCGGCCGCGACCGGCCGCTCGCCGACATCACCGACACCGAGATCGGCGCCGCGCTCACCGAACTGTGGGGCCGATGCGCGCCGGCGACCTGGAACCGCAACCGCGCCGCCATCACCTCCTGGCTCGCCTGGTGCCAGACCAAGAAGCACTGGGCCGCCCCGTCGGTCCCGGCCGACGCCGAACGCCGCAAGGAAAGCGCCGACGAGACCCGCGCCGTGGCCAAGACCACCATCCACCGGCTGCTGTCGCGCCGCGACATCCCGCTGCGCGAGAAGACGCTGTGGCGGATGCTGTACGAGACGGCGGCCCGGGCCGCCGAGATCCTCGCGCTCAACGTCGAGGACCTCGACCTGGAGCACCGCCGCGCCCCCATCCGCTCCAAGGGAGGCGCCACCGAATGGGTGTACTGGGACAGCGGCACCGCCCACCTGCTACCCCGCCTGCTCCGCCTCCCGGACGGCAGCCCTCGCACCCACGGCCCGCTGTTCCTGTGCGAACGCCGCCCGGTCCCCGCCCGCCGCCCGGCCGAAGGCGACATCTGCCCGCACACCGGCCGCGCCCGCCTCGGCTACGACCGCGCCCGCGTCCTGCTGGACAAGTACGCCGGCCTCGACCTGCACCAGTTGCGCCACAGCGCCGCCACCCACCTCGGCGACGCCGAAGTACCGCTGCAGCTCATCATGGGCAAGACCCGGCACAAGAACCCGCGCACCGCCATGCGCTACGTCAAACCCGGCGCCGAAGCCATCGCCAAGGTCACCGAGGTCCTGGCACCGCGCCGCCGTACCCACTGA
- a CDS encoding dienelactone hydrolase family protein, protein MLWTPAEGTGPRPLVLIGHGGGQRKKGWEVVSRAFPYVTSCGFAVAAIDAPGTGDRPEHPEIRRLVALIQEQEAASEPFRSCPEWPALNETVAAQLIPDWQTTLDALQKLDSVGDSQPVGYYGLSQGGEMGIRLVAAEPRIKAAVLGLVGSDWLIDIAARITIPVEFVLQWDDEGNPRDSVMKLFDALGSAEKTLHANPGGHFRIPAFEIDSSIRFFARHLSSS, encoded by the coding sequence GTGCTCTGGACGCCCGCCGAGGGCACCGGTCCCCGCCCACTGGTCCTGATCGGGCATGGCGGCGGCCAGCGCAAGAAGGGATGGGAGGTCGTCTCCCGAGCCTTCCCCTACGTCACCTCCTGCGGCTTCGCGGTCGCCGCGATCGACGCGCCAGGTACCGGCGACAGGCCGGAACACCCGGAAATCCGGCGGCTCGTCGCACTCATCCAGGAACAAGAGGCCGCGAGCGAGCCCTTCCGGTCCTGCCCGGAGTGGCCCGCCCTCAACGAAACCGTGGCGGCGCAGCTAATCCCCGACTGGCAGACCACCCTCGACGCGCTCCAGAAACTGGATTCCGTCGGCGACAGCCAGCCCGTCGGGTACTACGGTCTGTCCCAGGGCGGTGAGATGGGCATCCGCCTCGTCGCGGCCGAACCTCGGATCAAAGCCGCGGTCTTGGGCCTCGTCGGAAGCGACTGGCTCATCGACATCGCGGCGCGGATCACGATCCCGGTCGAGTTCGTACTGCAGTGGGACGATGAAGGCAATCCGCGGGACTCGGTCATGAAGCTGTTCGACGCACTCGGCTCCGCCGAGAAAACCTTGCACGCCAACCCCGGCGGCCACTTCCGAATCCCGGCTTTCGAAATCGACAGCTCGATCCGATTCTTCGCTCGGCACCTGAGTAGCTCCTGA
- a CDS encoding response regulator transcription factor, whose amino-acid sequence MSAAEAVPRVLIADDQALVRGGFRLILTTRGIPVVGEAADGAEAVAAARKLRPDVVLMDIRMPNMDGLEAARRILLELPTCRVIMLTTFDLDRYVYAALSLGASGFLLKDVTPEHLAAAVRLVSTGDALLAPSITRRLVERYACADVRPAPAPAAAHRELVGLTPRELEVLRLLGQGLSNTELAKALTLSESTVKTHVGRIFTKLGLRDRAQAVVLAYETGLVSPGESG is encoded by the coding sequence GTGAGCGCGGCAGAGGCGGTGCCGCGGGTGCTCATCGCCGATGACCAGGCACTGGTGCGAGGCGGCTTCCGGCTGATCCTGACCACGCGCGGCATCCCCGTAGTGGGTGAGGCCGCCGACGGGGCGGAGGCCGTCGCGGCGGCGCGGAAGCTGCGCCCCGACGTGGTGCTGATGGACATCCGCATGCCCAACATGGACGGCCTGGAGGCCGCCCGGCGCATCCTGCTGGAGCTGCCGACCTGCCGGGTGATCATGCTGACCACGTTCGACCTGGACCGCTACGTCTATGCCGCGCTGTCGCTGGGGGCCAGCGGCTTCCTGCTGAAGGACGTGACCCCCGAGCATCTGGCCGCCGCCGTGCGCCTGGTCAGCACCGGCGACGCGCTGCTGGCCCCCTCCATCACCCGCCGGCTGGTGGAGCGCTACGCCTGCGCCGACGTGCGGCCCGCCCCCGCCCCAGCCGCCGCACACCGCGAACTGGTCGGGCTGACGCCTCGCGAACTGGAGGTGCTGAGGCTCCTGGGGCAGGGGCTGTCCAACACCGAGCTGGCCAAGGCCCTGACCCTCAGCGAGTCGACCGTCAAGACGCATGTCGGCCGCATCTTCACCAAGCTCGGGCTGCGAGACCGGGCGCAGGCGGTCGTGCTCGCCTACGAGACGGGGCTGGTCTCGCCGGGTGAGAGCGGGTAG